In one window of Paraflavitalea soli DNA:
- a CDS encoding nucleoside phosphorylase: MQRIPESELIINHRGAIYHLDVRPEELAHTIITVGDPDRVPAVSKHFDRMEVQRQHREFVTHTGYIGQKRLSVVSTGIGPDNIDIVLNELDALVNIDFDSRTIKPEHTLLNIIRVGTSGALQADIPVDSWVVSTHGLGIDNLMNFYRHEENDSEKQLLQAFITQTQLNHRISQPYISAGSASLMKHFAGEGIHAGITVTCPGFYGPQGRVLRLGLSNPNLIDRLTDFTFGQHRITNFEMETSGIYGLGRLLGHHCLSLSAIVANRVVKEFSKDGSLAVQGLITKTLEVVSTL, encoded by the coding sequence ATGCAACGTATCCCGGAATCGGAACTGATTATCAACCATCGCGGGGCCATTTACCACCTCGATGTACGCCCAGAAGAGCTAGCCCACACAATTATTACGGTAGGTGACCCGGACCGGGTACCCGCGGTGAGCAAGCATTTTGACCGGATGGAGGTGCAGCGGCAGCACCGGGAATTTGTGACGCACACGGGCTATATTGGCCAAAAACGGCTGTCGGTGGTGTCTACGGGCATCGGGCCGGACAATATCGACATCGTGCTGAACGAACTGGACGCGCTGGTCAATATCGACTTTGACAGCCGCACGATCAAACCGGAACATACGCTACTTAATATTATACGGGTAGGTACCTCGGGGGCGCTCCAGGCGGATATACCGGTGGACAGCTGGGTAGTATCCACGCACGGCCTGGGGATCGACAACCTGATGAACTTTTACCGCCACGAGGAAAATGACAGCGAAAAACAGCTGCTGCAGGCCTTTATCACGCAAACACAGCTCAACCACCGCATTTCGCAGCCCTATATCAGCGCCGGCAGCGCCTCGCTGATGAAGCATTTTGCAGGAGAAGGCATCCACGCGGGGATCACGGTCACCTGCCCCGGCTTCTACGGCCCGCAGGGCCGGGTACTGCGCCTGGGACTCAGCAACCCCAACCTGATCGACCGGCTCACGGATTTTACCTTCGGTCAACACCGGATCACCAACTTCGAGATGGAAACCTCGGGCATTTACGGCCTGGGCCGCCTGCTGGGGCACCATTGCCTGTCGCTAAGCGCCATCGTAGCCAACCGGGTTGTTAAGGAATTCTCAAAGGACGGGAGCCTGGCGGTGCAGGGTTTGATCACGAAAACATTGGAAGTGGTAAGTACGTTATAA